In Populus nigra chromosome 1, ddPopNigr1.1, whole genome shotgun sequence, one genomic interval encodes:
- the LOC133679370 gene encoding methionine gamma-lyase gives MAETKNQQGFVFSGKKRSSTGQDGDDDFIVANKKSMLSTGLPSMWEDPAAALASARHEFGEHGGVNMSIEASATFTVMEPETMRRMFAGELGPDRDFFIYSRHFNPTVLNLGRQMAALEGTEAAYCTASGMSAISSVLLQLCSSGGHMVASRTLYGGTHALLTHFLPRACNITTTFVDINDHEMVKNAMVEGQTKVLYFESMSNPTLTVANIPELSRIAHDKGVTVVVDNTFSPMVLSPARLGADVVVHSISKFISGGADIIAGAVCGPANLVNSMMDLQHGALMLLGPTMNAKVAFELSERIPHLGLRMKEHCHRAMVYATKIKKLGLNVIYPGLEDHPQHELLKSMANKEYGFGGLLCIDMETEEKANRLMNHLQNCTQFGFMAVSLGYYETLMSCSGSSTSSELNDEEQALAGISPGLVRISVGFVGTLAQKWSQFEKAFSRLQDSGLYKN, from the exons ATGGCTGAAACCAAGAACCAACAGGGCTTTGTTTTTTCCGGCAAGAAAAGATCATCGACAGGGcaagatggtgatgatgattttATTGTTGCTAATAAGAAATCAATGTTGTCTACAGGCTTGCCTTCCATGTGGGAGGACCCAGCTGCAGCATTAGCTTCCGCAAGGCATGAATTTGGTGAACATGGTGGTGTTAACATGTCTATTGAGGCGTCTGCCACCTTCACTGTCATGGAGCCTGAGACCATGCGCCGGATGTTTGCTGGCGAGCTTGGTCCTGACCGTGACTTCTTCATATACAGCCGGCACTTTAATCCCACAGTTTTAAATCTTGGCCGTCAGATGGCTGCCCTTGAAGGCACCGAGGCTGCCTATTGCACCGCTAgtg GCATGTCTGCGATATCATCTGTGTTGCTACAACTTTGCAGCAGTGGAGGCCACATGGTGGCATCAAGGACTCTCTATGGTGGGACTCATGCATTACTAACCCATTTCTTACCAAGGGCATGTAACATAACGACAACATTTGTTGATATCAATGATCACGAGATGGTGAAAAATGCAATGGTTGAAGGACAGACCAAGGTTTTGTACTTTGAGTCCATGTCGAACCCAACTCTGACTGTTGCTAACATCCCTGAACTGAGTAGAATAGCCCATGATAAAGGGGTGACAGTTGTGGTGGACAATACTTTTTCTCCGATGGTTCTGTCCCCGGCTAGACTAGGAGCTGATGTGGTTGTGCATAGCATCTCCAAGTTTATTAGCGGTGGAGCCGATATCATTGCAG GTGCTGTTTGTGGTCCAGCCAACCTGGTGAATTCAATGATGGATCTTCAGCATGGAGCCTTGATGCTTCTTGGTCCCACGATGAATGCCAAGGTTGCCTTTGAATTGTCAGAGAGGATTCCTCATTTGGGGTTGAGGATGAAGGAACATTGCCACCGTGCAATGGTTTACgccaccaaaataaaaaaactaggccTCAATGTCATTTACCCGGGCCTTGAAGATCACCCTCAGCACGAGCTCTTGAAGTCCATGGCAAATAAAGAATATGGGTTTGGTGGGCTGCTTTGCATTGACATGGAAACTGAGGAAAAGGCTAATCGTTTGATGAACCACTTGCAAAACTGCACTCAATTTGGGTTCATGGCAGTGAGCTTGGGCTATTACGAGACCCTTATGTCCTGCTCTGGTAGTAGCACTAGTAGTGAATTGAATGACGAGGAACAGGCACTGGCTGGCATTTCACCAGGActggtgagaatttctgtgggATTCGTTGGCACTTTGGCTCAGAAATGGAGCCAATTTGAGAAGGCTTTTTCAAGACTGCAGGATTCGGGATTATACAAGAATTGA
- the LOC133680984 gene encoding cytochrome P450 78A9-like, with protein METQIDSFWVLVLVSKCKAFSAQNPIFLLVSVFLAWLAMALCYWVYPGGPAWGNYLRKKGISCSRAKMIPGPRGFPVIGSMNLMVNLAHHKLAAAATAFKAERLMAFSLGETKVIITCNPDVAKEILNSSVFADRPVKESAYQLMFNRAIGFAPYGVYWRTLRRIAATHLFCPKQISSTESQRFNIASQMVSAIASQGGDFFCVKGILKKASLNNMMCSVFGRKYDLGSSNSETEELRRLVDEGYDLLGKLNWSDHLPWLANLDLQRIRFRCSNLVPKVNRFVNRVIQEHREDQTGQRRNDFVDVLLSLHGPDKLSHHDMIAVLWEMIFRGTDTVAVLIEWILARMVLHRDIQSKVHDELDQVVGRSRPLMEADIQSMVYLPAVVKEVLRLHPPGPLLSWARLAITDTNVDGYDVPAGTTAMVNMWAITRDPQVWANPLRFLPERFLCKDATADVEFSVYGSDLKLAPFGSGRRTCPGKALGLATVSFWVGVLLHEFEWVQCDHEPVDLSEVLRLSCEMSNPLTIKVNPRRR; from the exons ATGGAAACACAAATAGACAGCTTTTGGGTATTGGTCCTTGTTTCCAAATGCAAAGCCTTTTCTGCTCAAAACCCCATCTTCCTTCTTGTCTCTGTTTTCCTGGCCTGGCTAGCCATGGCTTTGTGTTACTGGGTGTACCCTGGAGGCCCTGCCTGGGGTAATTATTTGCGCAAGAAAGGAATTAGCTGTTCAAGAGCCAAGATGATTCCAGGGCCTAGAGGGTTTCCAGTGATAGGAAGCATGAACCTCATGGTTAACTTGGCTCACCACAAGCTTGCTGCTGCAGCGACGGCTTTTAAAGCAGAAAGACTTATGGCTTTTAGCTTGGGAGAGACTAAGGTCATTATCACATGCAATCCTGATGTAGCCAAAGAAATCTTGAACAGTTCAGTCTTTGCTGATCGTCCAGTTAAAGAGTCTGCCTATCAACTCATGTTTAATAGAGCTATTGGTTTTGCTCCTTATGGGGTTTACTGGAGAACTCTAAGGAGAATTGCAGCAACTCATCTTTTTTGTCCTAAACAAATCAGCTCTACTGAGTCGCAAAGATTCAATATTGCTTCTCAAATGGTATCCGCAATAGCAAGTCAAGGTGGAGATTTCTTTTGTGTAAAAGGCATACTAAAGAAAGCTTCACTCAACAACATGATGTGCTCAGTTTTTGGTCGTAAATATGATCTGGGCTCATCAAATAGTGAAACTGAAGAGCTTAGAAGGCTTGTTGATGAAGGTTATGATCTTCTAGGGAAACTTAATTGGTCTGATCATCTTCCTTGGCTTGCAAATTTAGACCTTCAAAGAATCAGGTTTAGGTGCTCCAACTTGGTTCCTAAAGTGAACCGGTTTGTGAACCGGGTTATTCAAGAACATAGAGAGGACCAGACTGGCCAAAGAAGAAATGACTTTGTCGATGTTTTACTCTCTCTTCATGGACCGGACAAGTTATCACACCATGATATGATTGCCGTTCTCTGG GAGATGATTTTTAGAGGAACAGATACCGTGGCAGTTTTGATAGAGTGGATACTAGCAAGGATGGTACTTCACCGTGATATCCAATCAAAGGTGCATGATGAGCTCGATCAAGTTGTGGGAAGATCAAGGCCGCTGATGGAAGCAGACATTCAGTCAATGGTTTACCTGCCTGCAGTTGTGAAAGAAGTTCTGAGGTTGCACCCACCAGGCCCACTATTGTCGTGGGCCCGTTTAGCAATCACGGACACTAATGTGGATGGATATGATGTTCCAGCAGGGACCACAGCTATGGTTAATATGTGGGCCATAACAAGGGACCCACAAGTTTGGGCGAACCCTCTAAGGTTCTTGCCAGAGAGATTTTTGTGCAAGGATGCTACTGCTGACGTGGAATTCTCTGTGTACGGGTCTGACCTTAAGCTGGCTCCGTTTGGGTCGGGTCGGAGGACTTGCCCGGGAAAGGCTCTGGGTTTGGCCACGGTTAGCTTTTGGGTCGGGGTTTTGTTGCACGAGTTCGAGTGGGTGCAATGTGATCATGAGCCGGTGGATCTCTCAGAAGTGCTAAGGTTATCTTGTGAGATGTCTAACCCACTTACAATCAAAGTGAATCCAAGGAGAAGATGA